In Phoenix dactylifera cultivar Barhee BC4 chromosome 11, palm_55x_up_171113_PBpolish2nd_filt_p, whole genome shotgun sequence, the following are encoded in one genomic region:
- the LOC103710491 gene encoding histidinol dehydrogenase, chloroplastic isoform X2: MKSYRLSELSHAEVEGLKARPRIDFTSIFSTVNPIVDDVRIRGDAAVIDYTAKFDKVVLDQVVEFVSNLPDPELDPDVREAFDVAYDNIYAFHVAQRVPEKHIEKMKGVRCKRIARCIGSVGLYVPGGTAVLPSTALMLSVPAQIAGCKTIVLATPPSHDGSVCKEVLYCAKKAGVTHVLKAGGAQAISAMAWGTASCPKVDKIFGPGNQYVTAAKMILQNSEAMVSIDMPAGPSEVLVIADKHANPVHVAADLLSQAEHGPDSQVVLVIVGHDVDLGAIEAELSKQCASLPRGEFASKALSHSFTVFAQDMTEAISFSNLYAPEHLIINVKDAERWESLIQNAGSVFLGQWTPESVGDYASGTNHVLPTYGYAKMYSGVSLNSFLKYFTVQSLTEEGLQRLGPHVAKMAEVEGLEAHKRAVTLRLQDIEAALSA, from the exons ATGAAATCTTACAGGCTTTCAGAGCTTAGTCATGCTGAGGTTGAAGGCCTCAAAGCTCGTCCTCGTATTGATTTCACTTCCATTTTTAGTACT GTAAACCCAATTGTGGATGATGTCCGGATTAGAGGTGATGCTGCAGTTATAGA TTATACTGCAAAATTTGACAAAGTTGTATTGGATCAAGTAGTTGAGTTTGTTTCCAATCTTCCAGATCCCGAG CTTGATCCAGATGTCAGGGAAGCATTTGATGTGGCGTATGACAATATCTATGCATTTCATGTCGCTCAAAGGGTTCCTGAGAAGCATATTGAGAAAATGAAA GGTGTTAGGTGCAAAAGAATAGCAAGGTGCATCGGCTCTGTGGGGCTTTATGTTCCAGGAGGGACTGCAGTCTTACCCTCTACTGCTTTGATGCTATCTGTG CCTGCACAGATTGCTGGGTGCAAAACTATTGTTCTTGCTACTCCCCCGAGTCATGATGGTAGTGTTTGCAAG GAGGTACTTTATTGTGCCAAGAAAGCAGGTGTGACCCACGTACTAAAAGCTGGCGGAGCTCAG GCTATCTCAGCCATGGCTTGGGGCACTGCATCATGTCCGAAG GTGGATAAAATTTTTGGGCCAGGAAATCAATATGTTACAGCTGCAAAAATGATACTCCAG AATAGTGAAGCAATGGTTTCTATCGACATGCCTGCAGGCCCTTCAGAAGTTTTGGTTATTGCGGATAAGCATGCCAATCCAGTTCATGTAGCTGCAGATCTACTATCTCAG GCAGAACATGGACCAGATAGTCAGGTGGTTCTTGTTATTGTTGGACATGATGTGGATCTCGGTGCCATCGAAGCTGAACTTAGCAAACAATGTGCAAGCCTTCCAAGAGGAGAATTTGCTTCAAAAGCCCTCAGCCATAGCTTCACCGTGTTTGCCCAAGATATGACTGAG GCAATCTCTTTCTCAAATTTGTATGCTCCTGAGCATTTGATCATTAATGTCAAAGATGCAGAGAGGTGGGAGAGTCTCATTCAGAATGCAG GCTCGGTGTTTCTAGGGCAATGGACGCCGGAAAGTGTGGGCGACTATGCGAGTGGGACGAATCATGTCCTTCCAACTTATGGGTATGCTAAGATGTACAGTGGGGTCTCACTGAACTCCTTCCTCAAATACTTTACTGTGCAGTCTCTTACAGAGGAAGGACTGCAAAGGCTCGGCCCCCATGTGGCCAAGATGGCAGAAGTTGAAGGCCTCGAGGCCCACAAGAGAGCTGTTACCCTCAGGCTACAAGACATTGAGGCTGCCCTGTCTGCTTAG
- the LOC103710491 gene encoding histidinol dehydrogenase, chloroplastic isoform X1, producing MDTAILPLIKTNQFIDTHVTRHFRIFSVPKHRRYQSCCLSQGYRGQSTRCSMKSYRLSELSHAEVEGLKARPRIDFTSIFSTVNPIVDDVRIRGDAAVIDYTAKFDKVVLDQVVEFVSNLPDPELDPDVREAFDVAYDNIYAFHVAQRVPEKHIEKMKGVRCKRIARCIGSVGLYVPGGTAVLPSTALMLSVPAQIAGCKTIVLATPPSHDGSVCKEVLYCAKKAGVTHVLKAGGAQAISAMAWGTASCPKVDKIFGPGNQYVTAAKMILQNSEAMVSIDMPAGPSEVLVIADKHANPVHVAADLLSQAEHGPDSQVVLVIVGHDVDLGAIEAELSKQCASLPRGEFASKALSHSFTVFAQDMTEAISFSNLYAPEHLIINVKDAERWESLIQNAGSVFLGQWTPESVGDYASGTNHVLPTYGYAKMYSGVSLNSFLKYFTVQSLTEEGLQRLGPHVAKMAEVEGLEAHKRAVTLRLQDIEAALSA from the exons ATGGACACTGCCATTTTGCCTTTGATAAAGACTAATCAATTTATTGACACACACGTTACTCGTCATTTTCGAATATTCAGTGTCCCTAAGCATAGAAGATATCAGTCATGTTGTTTGTCGCAAG GATATAGAGGTCAAAGTACTAGGTGTTCCATGAAATCTTACAGGCTTTCAGAGCTTAGTCATGCTGAGGTTGAAGGCCTCAAAGCTCGTCCTCGTATTGATTTCACTTCCATTTTTAGTACT GTAAACCCAATTGTGGATGATGTCCGGATTAGAGGTGATGCTGCAGTTATAGA TTATACTGCAAAATTTGACAAAGTTGTATTGGATCAAGTAGTTGAGTTTGTTTCCAATCTTCCAGATCCCGAG CTTGATCCAGATGTCAGGGAAGCATTTGATGTGGCGTATGACAATATCTATGCATTTCATGTCGCTCAAAGGGTTCCTGAGAAGCATATTGAGAAAATGAAA GGTGTTAGGTGCAAAAGAATAGCAAGGTGCATCGGCTCTGTGGGGCTTTATGTTCCAGGAGGGACTGCAGTCTTACCCTCTACTGCTTTGATGCTATCTGTG CCTGCACAGATTGCTGGGTGCAAAACTATTGTTCTTGCTACTCCCCCGAGTCATGATGGTAGTGTTTGCAAG GAGGTACTTTATTGTGCCAAGAAAGCAGGTGTGACCCACGTACTAAAAGCTGGCGGAGCTCAG GCTATCTCAGCCATGGCTTGGGGCACTGCATCATGTCCGAAG GTGGATAAAATTTTTGGGCCAGGAAATCAATATGTTACAGCTGCAAAAATGATACTCCAG AATAGTGAAGCAATGGTTTCTATCGACATGCCTGCAGGCCCTTCAGAAGTTTTGGTTATTGCGGATAAGCATGCCAATCCAGTTCATGTAGCTGCAGATCTACTATCTCAG GCAGAACATGGACCAGATAGTCAGGTGGTTCTTGTTATTGTTGGACATGATGTGGATCTCGGTGCCATCGAAGCTGAACTTAGCAAACAATGTGCAAGCCTTCCAAGAGGAGAATTTGCTTCAAAAGCCCTCAGCCATAGCTTCACCGTGTTTGCCCAAGATATGACTGAG GCAATCTCTTTCTCAAATTTGTATGCTCCTGAGCATTTGATCATTAATGTCAAAGATGCAGAGAGGTGGGAGAGTCTCATTCAGAATGCAG GCTCGGTGTTTCTAGGGCAATGGACGCCGGAAAGTGTGGGCGACTATGCGAGTGGGACGAATCATGTCCTTCCAACTTATGGGTATGCTAAGATGTACAGTGGGGTCTCACTGAACTCCTTCCTCAAATACTTTACTGTGCAGTCTCTTACAGAGGAAGGACTGCAAAGGCTCGGCCCCCATGTGGCCAAGATGGCAGAAGTTGAAGGCCTCGAGGCCCACAAGAGAGCTGTTACCCTCAGGCTACAAGACATTGAGGCTGCCCTGTCTGCTTAG